The Phoenix dactylifera cultivar Barhee BC4 chromosome 9, palm_55x_up_171113_PBpolish2nd_filt_p, whole genome shotgun sequence genome window below encodes:
- the LOC103703756 gene encoding uncharacterized protein At2g34160-like isoform X1 has product MEEITEGVNNLSVTDLNKKNRIQVSNTKKPLFFYVNLAKRYMQQHDEVELSALGMAIATVVTVAEILKNNGLAVEKKIMTSTVDMKDESRGRPIQKAKIEILLGKTESFDELMAAAAEERDVADGEEQS; this is encoded by the exons ATGGAGGAGATCACAGAGGGGGTGAACAATCTTAGCGTCACTGATTTGAACAAGAAGAATCGGATCCAGGTCTCTAATACCAAGAAGCCGCTCTTCTTCTACGTCAACCTAGCAAAG AGGTATATGCAACAGCATGACGAAGTCGAGCTTTCAGCTCTTGGAATGG CCATTGCAACCGTTGTGACTGTTGCGGAGATTCTGAAGAACAATGGTCTTGCTGTTGAGAAGA AGATTATGACATCTACTGTTGATATGAAGGATGAATCAAGGGGAAGACCCATCCAAAAAGCAAAG ATTGAGATATTGTTGGGGAAGACAGAGAGCTTTGATGAATTGATGGCTGCTGCAGCAGAGGAGAGGGATGTGGCAGATGGCGAGGAGCAGAGCTGA
- the LOC103703764 gene encoding F-box/kelch-repeat protein At1g55270-like, with protein sequence MSSSDRRKMERRNQPPLVDSSACLCRVDAGLKTVAGAKKFVPGSKLCIQPSIKASIHPSKPRAARGDRNRSQSPLLPGLPDDLAIACLIRVPRAEHRKLRLVCKRWYRLLAGNYFYSLRKSLGIAEEWIYVIKRDRDGRISWDAFDPVYHLWHPLPPIPGEYSGALGFGCAVLSGCHLYLFGGKDPQKGSMRRVIFYSARTNKWHRAPDMLRRRHFFGSCVMNNCLYVAGGESEGFHHSLRSAEVYDPNKNRWAFIADMSTAMVPFIGVVYEGKWFLKGLGSQRQVLSEVYVPEADGWYPAFDGMVTGWRNPSVCLNGRLYSLDCEDGCRLRVYDGATDSWSKHIDSKMHLGSSRALEAAALVPLDGKLCIVRNNMSITVADVAGKDGGDLRWETIAGKGQLKTFVTNLWSSVAGRSRLKSHIVHCQVLQA encoded by the exons ATGAGTTCTTCGGATCGAAGGAAGATGGAGAGAAGAAATCAGCCTCCTTTG GTGGATAGCTCGGCATGCCTCTGCCGAGTAGACGCAGGCTTGAAAACCGTTGCTGGGGCTAAGAAATTTGTCCCAGGATCCAAGCTCTGCATTCAGCCGAGCATCAaagcatccatccatccatccaagcCCAGGGCAGCACGAGGAGACCGGAACCGCAGCCAGTCTCCTCTGCTGCCCGGCCTCCCTGATGACCTTGCGATAGCGTGCCTGATCCGCGTCCCACGAGCCGAGCACCGCAAGTTAAGGCTAGTCTGCAAGAGGTGGTACCGTCTTTTGGCTGGCAACTATTTCTACTCCCTCCGCAAGAGCCTTGGAATCGCAGAGGAATGGATCTATGTCATCAAAAGAGATCGGGATGGTCGGATCTCATGGGATGCCTTCGATCCTGTATACCATCTCTGGCATCCTCTGCCACCCATTCCAGGAGAGTACTCTGGAGCCCTTGGATTTGGGTGTGCCGTCTTAAGCGGCTGCCATCTATACTTGTTCGGGGGTAAGGATCCGCAGAAGGGGTCCATGAGACGGGTCATCTTCTACAGCGCCAGAACCAACAAATGGCACCGGGCTCCTGACATGCTGCGGCGGCGGCACTTCTTCGGCTCCTGTGTGATGAACAACTGCTTGTATGTGGCCGGCGGGGAGAGCGAAGGCTTCCATCACTCTCTCAGATCGGCGGAGGTCTACGATCCGAACAAGAACCGCTGGGCCTTCATAGCGGACATGAGCACCGCAATGGTCCCGTTCATCGGGGTTGTCTACGAGGGGAAGTGGTTCCTCAAAGGGCTTGGCTCCCAGCGACAGGTCCTCAGCGAGGTGTATGTTCCAGAAGCTGACGGCTGGTACCCAGCGTTCGACGGCATGGTAACTGGATGGAGGAACCCAAGTGTTTGCTTGAATGGCCGGCTCTATTCTCTCGATTGCGAGGATGGTTGCAGGCTAAGAGTGTACGATGGGGCTACGGACTCCTGGAGCAAACACATCGACAGCAAGATGCACCTGGGGAGTTCTCGAGCTCTAGAAGCAGCTGCCCTCGTCCCTCTTGATGGGAAGCTGTGCATCGTCCGAAACAACATGAGCATTACTGTTGCGGATGTTGCAGGGAAGGACGGCGGGGATCTGCGCTGGGAGACGATTGCGGGCAAAGGGCAACTCAAGACGTTCGTCACCAATTTGTGGTCTAGCGTTGCAGGCCGTAGCCGTCTCAAGAGTCACATCGTCCACTGTCAGGTCCTTCAGGCCTAG
- the LOC103703756 gene encoding uncharacterized protein At2g34160-like isoform X2: MEEITEGVNNLSVTDLNKKNRIQVSNTKKPLFFYVNLAKRYMQQHDEVELSALGMEIMTSTVDMKDESRGRPIQKAKIEILLGKTESFDELMAAAAEERDVADGEEQS; encoded by the exons ATGGAGGAGATCACAGAGGGGGTGAACAATCTTAGCGTCACTGATTTGAACAAGAAGAATCGGATCCAGGTCTCTAATACCAAGAAGCCGCTCTTCTTCTACGTCAACCTAGCAAAG AGGTATATGCAACAGCATGACGAAGTCGAGCTTTCAGCTCTTGGAATGG AGATTATGACATCTACTGTTGATATGAAGGATGAATCAAGGGGAAGACCCATCCAAAAAGCAAAG ATTGAGATATTGTTGGGGAAGACAGAGAGCTTTGATGAATTGATGGCTGCTGCAGCAGAGGAGAGGGATGTGGCAGATGGCGAGGAGCAGAGCTGA
- the LOC103703744 gene encoding adenine nucleotide transporter BT1, chloroplastic/mitochondrial-like, with protein MSKKRMQTFEKKRDGLFPIPDLGLSWNLQEGFYPPGGLFASVGQMGVGFGVSPSPPNPHPNPNPHPDPKDNGITDLYAKYVSPEFGFRVVGSPSDTAVEAAEQVLEEAKPRKKTKVGLKLKIRIGNPHFRRLFSGGIAGAVSRTAVAPLETIRTHLMVGSNGNSTTEVFHTIIGTEGWKGLFRGNFVNVIRVAPSKAIELFTYDTAKKILTPKMGEPPKLPVPSSLVAGAFAGVSSTLCTYPLELLKTRLTIQRDAYDNLLHAFIKILREEGPAELYRGLTPSLIGVVPYAATNYFAYETLKKLYRKTFKEEEIGNMATLLIGSAAGAISSSATFPLEVARKHMQVGAVGGRQVYKNMLHALVSILEKEGIDGLYKGLGPSCMKLVPAAGISFMCYEACKKLLIDDEDDA; from the exons atGTCAAAGAAGAGAATGCAGACCTTTGAGAAGAAGAGGGATGGGCTCTTCCCCATTCCGGATCTCGGGCTTTCCTGGAACCTCCAGGAGGGTTTCTATCCTCCCGGTGGCTTGTTTGCGAGCGTGGGCCAGATGGGGGTCGGCTTCGGCGTTTCGCCCAGTCCTCCCAATCCCCATCCCAATCCCAATCCTCATCCCGATCCCAAAGACAACGGCATCACCGATCTGTACGCCAAGTACGTGTCGCCGGAGTTTGGGTTTCGCGTCGTCGGTTCTCCAAGCGACACGGCTGTGGAAGCCGCCGAACAAGTGTTAGAGGAAGCCAAGCCTCGGAAGAAGACGAAGGTCGGGTTGAAATTAAAGATCCGGATTGGAAACCCCCATTTCAGGAGGTTGTTCAGTGGGGGGATTGCCGGGGCGGTCTCGCGAACCGCGGTCGCTCCCTTGGAGACGATCAGAACGCATCTCATGGTGGGTAGCAATGGGAACTCGACGACCGAAGTGTTCCACACTATTATAGGGACTGAGGGGTGGAAGGGGTTGTTTCGTGGCAATTTTGTCAACGTCATCCGAGTTGCTCCAAGCAAGGCTATCGAA CTATTCACTTATGATACAGCCAAGAAGATCTTGACCCCTAAGATGGGGGAACCGCCCAAACTTCCTGTCCCTTCTTCTCTAGTTGCTGGAGCATTTGCTGGAGTCAGCTCTACCCTCTGTACATATCCTCTAGAGTTACTCAAGACCAGACTAACCATACAG AGAGATGCCTATGACAATCTCCTACATGCTTTTATTAAAATCTTGCGTGAAGAAGGCCCTGCAGAGCTGTACAGAGGTCTCACTCCAAGTCTAATTGGAGTGGTACCATATGCTGCGACCAATTACTTTGCATATGAAACCCTGAAGAAACTTTATAGGAAGACATTCAAGGAGGAGGAAATAGGCAACATGGCAACTCTTCTGATCGGGTCAGCAGCTGGGGCAATCTCAAGCAGCGCTACCTTCCCACTTGAGGTGGCTCGGAAGCACATGCAGGTTGGGGCTGTCGGTGGTAGGCAGGTCTACAAGAACATGCTTCATGCTCTAGTAAGCATATTGGAGAAGGAGGGGATTGATGGTCTTTATAAGGGTTTGGGCCCGAGCTGCATGAAGTTGGTGCCTGCTGCAGGGATCTCGTTCATGTGCTATGAGGCCTGCAAGAAATTACTGATAGACGATGAGGATGATGCATAG